CAGGCAATCAGGCCCTGCACTCCACCCACAGGTGGATCCTGCAATGGACACATCATGAGGACAGAAGCCAGCACTGTGATGTCACAGCTTGGCTGCGGCTTTGTGCTCCTGGGGCTGTCGAGTGAGTCACCTgggccccttcctccttcccacgcTCACGTATACATATCCGATGCTCAGGGCTGGAAAGGTTGACCATGtagcccctccccttctcttctgGCTCCTCGTATAGGCTGGGGCTGGCCCAGCAGGTGGCCAATGAGCGGCATGCTTAGGGAGACTGTCTTCTTGGGGCCATAACTAGCAACCAGACTTAGGGGAGCCGCCCGGGAAACTTTTTGCAAGGCTGTGTTGAAACTACCTGTTAACTAGGCCACCTTCCTAGCCTGACCATGACCTCATTCAACGTGTCTATCCTGGTCCCCACTCTCGCTCTGTAGAAGCTCAGAGTACATGATGTCAGTTAAGTGCATAAATGGCTGGAGGGACGGGTGGGTAGAGGTAGATGAGGAAGGTGCCTCCTCCCTATGTGGGCCACACTCTGACCCGTCCCCAGCTCTGACCCTCGGACTCTTTCCTGAGTGCTCTTGGAAGTCAGCACctattggaagtcctaggcatCTTCGCACCCTGGGACTTGGTGGTGATGGAGCGGTCCAGCTATGGGGTGACACAGGCCATGATGCCACTGCAGAATGGCATATTTGCTCCCTCCAGAGCTGGGGGCACAGCTCAAAGACCCCAGACTTTGAATTTAATGAAACCCTGAGTCCAAATTCAGCCCTGTTGTACATCCTCAAGTGGCTCGCATGGGCCCCCTCTGAAGCTTTGTTTCGTTTTCTATGAAGTGGCAATGTCTCCCAGCTTCTGAGGACTGTCGGGAGGATCAGAAGCGAAAGCTGCTGCCTGACTGTCGCTGTGGCCATCCGTCTTCTTCCTGCCTGGCCCACGTGGCCCTCATCCTCCAGCAGATCCTGAGGTGGAGAGGGGCAATGCCGGCGGCCCTGGACACAGGCCAGGAGGCTGGCCCGAGCAACACCGGCGACAAGGACAGGGACCTGCAGGTGCTGCTCCAGGAACTCTGCCAACTCCAGGCAAAGTACGAGTTGTCCCGAGCCCCAGCCCAAGGGCCACCTGCGGTGGGCTAAGCAGCTGGAACTGAGCAAAAATGCCTGAGGAGGCCAGGCCAGCAAATGGACGGGGGGGGCGGTGATGTGCAGGAGTGAGGCGGGAGGGGCAGCTGATTTGTGAgcggtgagggggtgggggggggcttggcTCCCGCCCTTTGACCTCAGACCTTGGGCCAGTCCCAGGCCTTGCACAAGCTTAGTCTCCCACCACGAAGGCAGGGCTGTGGATGGCCGTCCCTACGCACCTGTCAGCTCGGCCCCTCCACAATCAACCTGCGAGGTTGCCGCCGTGGCTCCAAGCAGACGCCCTGGGTCCTCGCCCCCAGGCGGCCCTTCAATTTCAGGCTGCCCACGAAAGTCTGAACTAGATGCCAAAGGATGTACGGATATCTGTGAGTGATTTTATGGAGAAAAGATCCAACCGGTCCATCAGATTCTCATAGGGCTTCCCAACCCCCCCCAAAAGGTTTAGCACCGTGGCTCACAGGGCCCCATGTGGTATTTACTGGGGGAAGAcaattttttcctgcattttttgGGACTGTACGGATGAGAAAATGGGGCTTGAGATGCAGAGTGGCTTGCCCTGGGGCACTCAGTGGTCACTCAGAGATACCCACCAGAGCCCTGTcccactctgccctctgcccttgaCCGCTGACCTTGAATGGGCCCAGGGCGGGCAACCTATTGGAGACTCATCTTGTTTGGTGATGCCTCCCCAACAGTCAAGCACGGCTGGGCAGCAGCACGTGGCCGTCTCCCCTCTGGGGGCTGCTGGGGCCCCGACCTCAGACAGTGCTTACGTTGCGCTGGGCACTCCAGACCCAGTTCCCACCAGCCTGTGAGGGAGGGTCTGGTTACCCCTGTTACGGATGGGCCAGCCAGACACAGAGAGGCGAAGCCCCTGGTGGGATCACTGACTAATGGGGGCTCAGGCCATCTGCCACCAGCTCGGCCTGCAGGAGGGGCTCCATAGACCCCACGCCAGGAAATCCTGGGCTCATTCTCCCTTGGGGCCCCTTCCTCATGGCCTGACCACAGGCATCTATTTGACCTGTTTGTGGCTCAgtttattcagcaataaaatggGGGTGCAGAGACTCAAGTCTTTGGCCCACTGATGGGGTCAGTGTCCTGCCCAGCCCAGATCCTCGCAGATCCACAGAGGGTGGCCCTTGCCAGGGGTCACAACCCGGAAGTCTCCAAGCTGCGTTCTCCTGTCTGGCTCTCTTGCCAGCCCTGAAATGTCTCTACAGGCGGAAGAAGCTGAAGAGAGAGGTCGAGAAGCACAAGGTTTTTGAAGACTATCTGATCAAGGTCCTTGAAAAAATCCCCAAGGATATGTACGTAGCTTCCTCATTAGGCCTGTCCTCTCTGCAGCCACCTCCCAGCCTGGGGACCTGGGCACGTGTGACCTCACTGAGCCTCGAGCTCACTTGCAGAATGGAGATCTGCAGGCCGGTGCCACAGGGGTCGAGCCAGCCTGggcaccagctgtgtgacctgcgGCAAGTTCTCAGCGTCTCTGCACAATGGGAACAGCAGCAGTTCAGTGGATAGGGTCTTCGTTTATGAGCACGTAGCGTGGTGCCTGGCGTTTAGCCAGTACCCTGTGAATGTCACCTATTATTGTTGTCTCGTTTGTCTTTGATTTTGCTATTAGGGACTAAAATTACTcagggtttttgtgttttgttttaccaTGATTTGCACCAGAATCCACTGTTATCAGTGCTGGAAACTTGAcaggaaagagaaggggagacagacacacagatttttattatcattcattGTTATTATCTTTACatcatcaataataaaaataactattactGTTTATGACGTATTTACTCTGCGCTAAGCTCTTTCGTAAATCTTTTTTACCCCTCCTTAGGAGCTTCTGAGAACTGTGTtacccaggctcagagaggttaagggacttgcccaaggtcgtcCAGCCAGGAAGCGGTGGGGCTGGATCTCAGCCTCTGCTCTATCTGATTTTAGagtcactgtgctaagtgctctgGAGCTGCAAGAGCCCCAGGGAGTCTGccctggaggtcagggaaggcttcttggaggagggggCCACTCATGGGGCTCAAATGCGTTCAGCAAAGGGGAACAGCattgcaggcagagggaagagcacacATGTGGGCCGGAGCCACAGCCCTGCGCCGTGGGTTTGGGGCTGGTGAGTTCCAGGGAGCTGGAGCACTAGGACCTGGCAGGGCTTGTTGGGAGGTGCGATTAGAAGGTTGAGCAGCACCAAAGAGCCTTGAGCACCAAGCCAAGGAGGGGAGCAGGGCTCCAGGGCAAGCACAGGGCTTGACGCCAACCCGGCATCCAGTGCTGCTTCTAGAAGCCTCCTAGTCTGGGGCCTTCCTAATTCAGCAACTCAACCCTGTTCAGCACATCCAGGATGAGCCACCAAGCTGGGGACCAGGTCACTCAGGACAGCAACAACTGTCCTCTCCCTGCAGGCTCCCCCAATCAGCAGTTTCTCTTGGGATTGTGCAGGGGCAagccaggggcagggtgggggtgggagaggtctCCTACCTCACTGGGCGGCCTTGATGCAGAATCCTTATTCTCAGCCTGAGGTGGCCTTTCAAATGCTGATTCTTCTCTTGGAGAGATGGGAGGTCAGTGATGGGGCCCTCTCAACCCTGGGGCTCCAGTGGACAGCAGAAGTCCCACCTACCTCGTTAGcatcactgcagggggcaggtgaGGGCCGGCATTCTGTGCTCACCCGGCCTGCCTGGCACTGTCTCCATAGGCTGCAACCGAGAGGAGGAGCCGGAGGAGGCCCCGGTGGAGGCCATGGTGGAGGCCCCAGTGGAGGCCATGGTGGAGGCCATGGTGGAGCACTACGGGAAGCTCTTTGCAGTCAGCCAGGATATCCAGAAGCATCTGGAGGCCTTCTTCAAGATGAGCCAGGCCGTCCACCAGAGACTGGGGTCTCTAGAGGAAGGCCATAGGGCTCTCACCCCGGTAACAGCCGCCTGAAGCCTGGCCCACCCCCCTTGGCCCAGAGAACTGGGATGTAGGCACCCCCTTCCCTCTACACCCTCAGAGAaggcctggagcagggctgggctgcTCAGGGGGTCTGCGTGGGGCTGTCACTCCAGAGCCTGGTTCTGTacccctttccctccccttctgCTGGGTTCCTCCAGAGAAAGACTTCGCTTATACTTAAAATGTGTTCTTCAATGATAGAAAAGTCGGGAGTTCTAGATTCAGACAGACtggggttcaaattccagctcagcCTTTGACTAGTGGCTGGACCCTGGGCAGGTTTAGATcctctcggagcctcagtttcttcatctgtggagTGGGGGCAATTCAACCTAGCTGGTAGGCTGTTGTGAGACACCAAACACAAACTGTCTCAGAGTAAGTGCCCCAAGAGGTCATCTCTCTCATGTTTGGTTAATCTTCTAATAAATTGAACTTTCACCCCAGGATGGGTATTCCATGCAGAATAAACTGCCCTGGCAAAGGCATGGCATGATGAATTTTTGTGCTACAGCTGTGGCCTGGGGACACGGAGAGGACAGAGGACAGGGACATGGAGAGGAAAGGGACAGGGAAAGGGAGGCTGATGGGTGGGTTGATCCTTGCGAAGGACCGCGGTGTGGCGTTTGCAGCCAGTCTCTGCCCCCTAGTGGTAGCACTGAAAACCTACAccattttgtacctttttttcctttgcggCTGGGCACTGTGAGAAGCACTTAACAagctttatctcatttaaatctcaccCCAGCACCCAGAGGTAGAGCTGAGAGAGAGTGAGGTGAGCGTGCAAGTGCAAGGTTGGAGCCCaacttaaatgaaaattttaatattttgttcatcatggatttttttttttgcgttaattttgactttttaaaaacactgcatttgggaattccctggcactccattggttaggactccatgcttccactgcagggggcacaggttcaatccccagtcagggaactaagatcccgcaagctgtgcggtgtggccaaaaacaaaaacattgcattaaaatattatttatattaattttgagtTAAATGTTGCACCCGAGTCCCAGTCAtgctatttttcccattttcaaaGTAGGGAAACAAGGACTCAGAGAAATGAGGACACATGTATATCCTGTGTACTCCAAACACACCTCCACGGGCCTGGCAGGGGGAGTGCACCCAGCACTTCCTGGGCCCCGCAGGCCTCGGACGCAGAGGTCGTTATAGCCTGGCCCCCTGGTGTCCTCCCAGCAGCCTCTGCGGCCAAAAGGGCCCAGACAGGTGGTTCTGCTTACGGTGAGGAAAACAGGGCTCCCGGAGCTGAGTTGGGATTCACCCCCAGCTGGCCTAGACACACCATTTCCTACATCTCCTGGTGCCTTAAATGGCCCCGATCACCCAGAACTTTCCCCTCCTCTACCCCGGTCATTGCTCAGACACTCCTGGGCAGTGAGCTCCTCGGGACCAGGCCCAGGGCAGATGCCCTGAGGGTTTGCTGCACCGAAGTGACCCAGCCACCCTCACTGCAGAGCCTCAAGATCCGGCTGTGCCAGCTGCAGAAGAAGTGCCACCGCAAGCAGGAGCTGTGGTGGCAGCTGGAACACGGTGTCACCTACCAGAAAGACACGGACAGCTGTGATGTGAGTCCAGTCCgctggctggggggtgggggtggggcaggggctgggggctgctgtCTCCTCAATAATCATTagcctccaacacacacacacacacacacacacacacacacacacacaccacttacCCACTTACCTCTCCTTGGTGGCTGTTAGCTTTCAAAGGGCTTCTCTAAGATGAGGTAGATAAGTTGCAGAAAGGAGAACTGTGACCAGATAGTTAAGGACCAGCTCTACCAAGAACCATCTGGGATGTCCCTGTACAGTGCCAGGGCCTGGCATGTGCACTCCTAAATATCAGTTGTTTCTTACTCATACCTATGTGATGAGTGATGCCCAGAAAGTACAAGTCAGGGCTGGAGTCAGGGGCCAGGATTTCCGGGTTTGATATCTTGAGCTGCTCCTTCCTGTCCTGGAGAATGGGAACTAGTTATTCTCTGGACCCCCAGGTCCTCCCTGTACCAGAGCCGGTGCCCTTCTGGCCTCGGGGGCCGCCAGGAGGACACAGGGAACGAGGCTGGGGCACAGGGCTGTCCCAGGTACACTCCACCTGGGCAAGGTGTAGTCAGCAAATGTGGGACCATCTCAGGCCCTGTGGGATTCTAGTTTGGAGGACATGAGGGTTGGGGTCTGTGGGCTGCTGACTTCCAACCAAGGAGCTTTGAGGGGGAGCTGGATTGGCCGCAGTTCATGGAGTCGGTTCTGCGTCTTTCTCTTTAAGGTGGAAAGAGAGGTTGCTGATCACAGCCCTGAAGGCCTGACGTCCATGACTCTGGAGCTGCCGAGAGTGAGGAGCCCTGGGttcccccacatcccctcctggcccctcccctggGTTTGGACCACAGATGTCCCCAGCTGGGAGGACACTCTGGGAAGTTGGTCCAATGTCCCACTTTGCAGGAGAGGATGCTCTGGCCCCGAGGTGGGGAGGGACTCATCCAAGCCCCTTTGGGTGTGGAGCAGAGACCAGACCAGGAGGAGAAGGTGGCTCCTGACTCCGGGACGCTTCTCTGGCCTGAGTGAGCCGCGGACAGGACGCGGGGGGTTCTGGGAGGGGGCCCGAGCCTGCTCCCCCTCCTGCAGAGCCAACTGCTCAACTACGTGCGAATGGCCATCGATGACATGGCCCAGCAGTGCTGCTCCTCTGCCCGCGGCATGCCCAAGGGCATGGGCCTCTTCTCCAAGCTCGACCTGATCCAGGTGAAGACTCACGCGGCCCAGGCTGGCCTCCGACCTGATCCTATCCTGGGCCTCGGCTCATGGGGCATCGGTGGTGAGCTGCCCTGTCGGCCCCTCCCTCTATGGCTGCATGGCTCCTGCATGGGTGCGGTAGGGTCTCAGGGTCTCTTTTTAGGCTCTCAACAAACTTATAATGAACACGCATTGGTGCAGGGTCAGAGGGTTGTAAAGGAACTCCTGCCCTGCCTGGTCTTAATGTGTAGCCCTACCCCagcacatcacacacacacacacactcacagggtACACACTCATACAGACACTCATAAGGACTCTCCGTACACCCTGCAATACACACGAAACATACACTGACACACCTGCAAACAAACACACCAAGATGCACACCAAGcggtattattcataatagcccccaaatgaaaacaacccaaatgtccatcagttgatgaatgggcaaacaaaatgtggtctatccatacagcagaatattattcagtcataaacaGAAATGATTTATGGTACCATGCGGATGAAACTTGAAGACGTTATGCAAAGAGTTAACACCGCGATGAACATTCCTGTCCAGGTTCTTGTGTGGACATATCGTTTCATATCTTTTCAATtatcttgggtatatacttaggagtggaatttctctctctttttttttaagctctttattggagtataattgctttacactgttgtgccagtttctgctgtacaacaaagtgaatcagctgtatttatacatatatctgcatatcccctccctcctgcaactcctttcaccctccctatcccagccctctaagtcatcaccaatcaagttgatctccctgtgttatgcagcagcttcccactagctctcatatttgacatttggtagtatatatatgtcaatgctactctctcactttgtcccagctcccccttcgcCCTGTCCatgccaccaccacccccatcccgtgtcctcgaatccgttctctacatctgcatcttcattcttgccctgtcactaggttcatcagtaccatttttttagattctatgtatatgcattagcatacagtatttttctctttctggcttacttcactctgtatgaaagactctaggtgcatccatctcactacaaataacttaatttcattactttttatggctgaggaatattccattgtatatatgtgccacatcttcttcatccattcatctgttgatgggtatttaggttgcttccatgtcctggctattgtaaatagtgctgcaatgaacattgtggtacatgtatctttttggattatggttttctcagagtatatgcccagtagtgggattgctgggtcatatggtagttctatttttagttttttaaagaacctccatactattttccatagtggctgtaccaatttacattcatacTAACAGTGCAGCagggcttccttttctctgcaccctctccagcatttattgtttctatattttttgatgatggccattctgactggtgtgaggtgatacctcattgtggctttgacttgcatttctctaatgattagtgaagttgagcatcttttcatgtgtttgttagccatctgagatggcttatttggagaaatgtctatttaggtcttcctcccatttctgagttgtttgcttttttgatattgagctgcatgagctgcctgtatattttggagattaatcctttgtcagttgcttcattggcaaatattttctcccattctgagggttttcttgtcttatttatggtttcttttgctgtgcaaaagcttttatgtttcattggtcccatttgtttatttttgtttttatttccattattctaggaggtgggtcaaaaaggatcttgctctgatgtatgtcatagagtgttctgcctatgttttcttctaggagttttatagtgtctggccttacatttagctctttaattcattctgagtttattgttgtgtatggtgttaggaagtgttctcatttcattcttttacgtgtagctgtccagttgtcccagcaccacttattgaagaggctgtcttttcgccattgtatattcttgcctcctttgtcaaaggtaaagTGCCCATAtctgtgtgggtttatctctgggctctctattctgttccattgatctatatttctggttttgtgccggtaccatcctatcttgatcactgtagccctgtagcatagtttgaagtcagggagcctgattcttccagctctgtctttccttctcaagattgctttggctacttggggtcttttgcgtttacatacaaattgtaagatttcttgttctagttctgtgaaaaatgccattggtaatttgatagggattgtgttgaatctgttaattgctttgggtaggacagtcattttcacaatgttgattcttccaatccaagaacctggtatgtctctccatctctttgtatcgtctttgatttctttcatcagtgtcttatagttttctgcatacaagtcttttgcctccttaggcaggtttattcctaggtattttattctttttgttgcaatggtaaatgggagagtttccttaatttctctttctgctctttcgttgttcgtgtataggaatgcaagaaatttctgtgcattaattttgtatcctgctagtttgctaaattcatcgattagtgctagctgTTTTCTGGCATAtaattagggttttctatgtatgatatcatgttatctgcacagagtgacaattttacttcttcatttccaatttggattccttttatttcatttccttctctgactgctgtgactaacacttccaaaactatgttgaataatagtggtgagagagtcttgttcctgttcttagagggaatgctttcagtttttcaccatttagaatgatgttggctgttggtttgtcatatatggcttttattatgttgagataatttccttctatgcccaccctctggagagtttttttttttatcatgggtgttgaattttgtcaaaagctttttctgcatctcttgagattatcatatggtttttatccttcagtacgttaacatggtgtatcacattgattggtttgcatatattgaagaatccttgcattccagagatgaaccccacttgatcatggtgtgtgatcttttcaatgtgctgttggattctgtttgctagtattttgttgaggatttttgcatctatattcatcagtgagattggcctgtaatgttctttttgtgtgacatctttgcctggttttggtatcagggtgatggcagccttgtagaatgagtttgggagtattcctccttctgctatattttggaagagtttgagaaggataggtgttagctcttctcgaaatgtttgatagaattcgcctgtgccaagaggcatatgaaaagctgctcaacatcactaattattagagaaatgcaaatcaaaacgacaatgagttatcacctcacaccggttagaatggacatcatcagaaaatctacaaacagtaaatgctggagagggtgtggagaaaaaggaacgctcttgcattgctggtgggaatgtaaattgatacagccactatggagaacagtacggaggttccttgcaaaactaaaaatagaactaccatatgacccagcaatcccactactgggcatatactctgagaaaaccataatccaaaaagatacatgtaccacaatattcattgcagcactatttacaatagccaggacatggaagcaacctaaatgcctatcaacagatgaatggataaagaagatgtggtacatacatacaaaggaatattactcagctgtaaaaagcaatgaaactgggacatttttagagacatggatggacctagagactgtcatacagagtgaagtgagtcagaaagagaaaaacaaatattgtatattaacacatatatgtggactacagaaaaatggtacaaatcaaccagtttgcaaggcagaaatagagacacagatgtagagaacaaacacatggacaccaagtggggaaagcaaggagggttagggggggaatgaattgggagattgggatacgaaactgtacactctaaatatatgcagtttattgtaaaaaataaagaaataaaaagttaaaaaaaaaaaaaaaaagaattcacctgtgaagccacctggccctgggcttttgtttgttgggagatttttaatcagtctcaatttcagtgcttgtgtttggtctttgcatattttctatttcttcctggttcagtcttggaagattgtacttttctaagaatttatccatttcttccaggttatccagtttattggcatatagttgcttgtagtagtctctcatgatctttgtatttctgtggtgtcagttgttacttctcctttttcatttaattctgttgatttgcgtcttctctctttttttcctaagtctggctaatggtttatcaattttgtttatcttctcaaagtaccagcttttacttttattgatctttgctattgtttccttcatttctttttcatttatttctgatctgatctttatgatttctttccttctgctaactttggagttttttgttctttctctaattgttttaggtgtaaggttaggttgtttattcgagatttttcttgtttcttgatgtagcattgtattgctataaacttccctcttaaaactgctttttctgtgtcccataggttttgggttgtcgtgttttcattgtcatttgtttctaggtatttttttatttcctctttaatttcttcagtgatttcttggttgtttaatagtatattgtttagcctaggagtggaatttctgagtcatGTGGTAACTCATGAGCTAACTCAGTGAGGAAAtgccaaactgttctccaaagtggatGCGTAATTTTACAATCCTATGACTAaagtatgagggttccagtttctccatatccttgttGACACTTGGTGGTCTGTCTTTTATAATTTACCcatcctggtgggtgtgaagtggtatctcattgtggttttgatttgcatttccctgatgattaataatgttgagcatactttcatgtgtttattggccatttgtgtatcttctttggataaatgtctatccagatcctttgcccactttttaactgaattgtttgtctttttattgttgagttataaatattctttgtatattttggatacaagttccttatcaaatatatgatttgaaaatattttctctcatcctgtgggttgtcttttcactttgatggtgtcctttaaagcacaaagatttcaattttgatgaaagccaattcatatatttttattttagttacttGTGCTTTAggcatcatatctaagaaactattgCCTAATTCAGGGTTATGAAAATTTATACCTAAGTTTTCTTGtaagaaatttatagttttagctccaGTATTTAGGTTTAAGATGCATTTTTAGTTAGTTTTTGTCTATGGTATGAGATAGGGGTCCAATGCCATTATTTTGCATAGGAATATTCAGTTGTCTGGATACCATTTGCCGAAAAAACTACTCACTCCTCATTGAATTGTATCCTCATCCtggtcaaaaatcaattggctgtaaatgtgaaggtttatttctggactctcaatccTATTCCATTGGTCCTCACATCTGTCCTTAGCCAATACTGCACTATTTGgatcactgcagctttgtagAAAGTTTTGTAATTGGGAAGTGAGTCCTCCAGCCTTGTTCTTCCTTTTTGAGGTTGTTTGACTCTTGGAGCAGCATGTCTTGCATTGTGCATGGAAGTTCGAAGTCTGGGTAGGTTTCAGGCCCAGCATGACCCAAGGCTCGGTGGCACCACAAGGATCTGTTCTTTCCAGCTTCTCCTGTCTGTCAGCTTCAGCATTGGTTTCATCCTAAGTCATAACTTGCTTTCCTTGTTCAAGGCAGGTTCAGTGGAGTTGTTTGAACTCAGGATTCTTAGCACCTCTGGGACACCAGGCACAAGTATCGCGTCCACTGCTGTCCAGCAGCGATGGTCCACAGTGAGCGAGGCTGCGTCCTAGTTGAGAAGAACTCAGGAGAATTTCACAGGCAGTACTGGGGCCACTGCACTCCAGGGCACAGCTCCAGGGCACAGCTCCTGGGCACCATTCACACGGAAGGCCACATAATTGGCATCCCCTGGGTGTAGCTCCTTTGTGTTGTGATGGGAATGAACATTTGAGTAAGGGCACATTTGCCCTTCCAGTCACagtgtattaatttcttcttcccaagaaaaaggaagaaattaccCAGTGATATTAGGGGGCCCCAAAGATCTCCCTCA
The window above is part of the Hippopotamus amphibius kiboko isolate mHipAmp2 chromosome 4, mHipAmp2.hap2, whole genome shotgun sequence genome. Proteins encoded here:
- the CCDC197 gene encoding LOW QUALITY PROTEIN: uncharacterized protein CCDC197 (The sequence of the model RefSeq protein was modified relative to this genomic sequence to represent the inferred CDS: substituted 1 base at 1 genomic stop codon) is translated as MPAALDTGQEAGPSNTGDKDRDLQVLLQELCQLQAKRKKLKREVEKHKVFEDYLIKVLEKIPKDIVTVLSALELQEPQGVCPGGCNREEEPEEAPVEAMVEAPVEAMVEAMVEHYGKLFAVSQDIQKHLEAFFKMSQAVHQRLGSLEEGHRALTPSLKIRLCQLQKKCHRKQELWWQLEHGVTYQKDTDSCDSQLLNYVRMAIDDMAQQCCSSARGMPKGMGLFSKLDLIQEFMLDKMETVQFISRLTGPRVCXTADNPKDRGLRRYPRPFRKQSKSQDSIPRTPFPSRLTSECSSLH